Proteins encoded within one genomic window of Papio anubis isolate 15944 chromosome X, Panubis1.0, whole genome shotgun sequence:
- the GPR82 gene encoding probable G-protein coupled receptor 82, giving the protein MNNNTTCIQPSMISSMALPIIYILLCIVGVFGNSLSQWIFLTKIGKKTSTHIYLSHLVTANLLVCSAMPFMSIYFLKGFQWEYQSAQCRVVNFLGTLSMHVSMFVSLLILSWIAVSRYATLMQKDSLQETTSCYEKIFYGHLLKKFRQPNFARKLCIYIWGVVLGIIIPVTIYYSVIEATEGEESLCYNRQMELGAMISQIAGLIGTTFIGFSFLVVLTSYYSFVSHLRKIRTCTSIMEKDLTYSSVKRHLLVIQILLIVCFLPYSIFKPIFYVLHQRDNCQQLNYLIETKNILTCLASARSSTDPIIFLLLDKTFKKTLYNLFTKSNSAHMQSYG; this is encoded by the coding sequence ATGAACAACAACACAACATGTATTCAACCATCTATGATCTCTTCCATGGCTTTACCAATCATTTACATCCTCCTTTGTATTGTTGGTGTTTTTGGAAACTCTCTCTCTCAAtggatatttttaacaaaaataggtAAAAAAACATCAACGCACATCTACCTGTCACACCTTGTGACTGCAAACTTACTTGTGTGCAGCGCCATGCCTTTCATGAGTATCTATTTCCTGAAAGGTTTCCAATGGGAATATCAATCTGCTCAATGCAGAGTGGTCAATTTTCTGGGAACTCTATCCATGCATGTAAGTATGTTTGTCAGCCTCTTAATTTTAAGCTGGATTGCCGTAAGCCGCTACGCTACCTTAATGCAAAAGGATTCCTTGCAAGAGACTACTTCGtgctatgagaaaatattttatggccATTTACTGAAAAAATTTCGCCAGCCCAACTTTGCTAGAAAACTATGCATTTACATATGGGGAGTTGTACTGGGCATAATTATTCCAGTTACTATATACTACTCAGTCATAGAGGctacagaaggagaagaaagccTATGCTACAATCGGCAGATGGAACTAGGAGCCATGATCTCTCAGATTGCAGGTCTCATTGGAACCACATTTATTGGATTTTCCTTTTTAGTAGTACTAACATCATACTACTCTTTTGTAAGCcatctgagaaaaataagaacCTGTACGTCCATTATGGAGAAAgatttgacttacagttctgtgAAAAGACATCTTTTGGTCATCCAGATTCTACTAATAGTTTGCTTCCTTCCTTATAGTATTTTTAAACCCATTTTTTATGTTCTACATCAAAGAGATAACTGTCAGCAACTGAATtatttaatagaaacaaaaaacatccTCACCTGTCTTGCTTCGGCCAGAAGTAGCACAGACcccattatatttcttttattagatAAAACATTCAAGAAGACATTATATAATCTCTTTACAAAGTCTAATTCAGCACACATGCAATCATATGGTTGA